The segment CGAACGATATCTGCTGATACGGCTTTTACACTATCGTAATTATCGAACGGCTTTTTCTTTCCGCCTTCTGCAGGTAAATGACAGGGCGAACATTTTGCAGCGATCAACGGCTTTACGCTGCTTTCGTACATCGCCACATGAGCCGCTTGTTTTTTGCTTGCCAATGCCGCAGCCGATTTACGGGAACAGGAGAAAATGATAAGTGCAAATGATAAGCACAGTGAGGTCAGTAAAATAAATTTCTTCATTGATGGTTGTTTGGCTTAAAACTAATGAAATTCTTTTCACAGTCGCCAACCACTTGTCAACTAAACCCGCATTTATTTACGCAGCAGCTTGTATATTTTTATCGCACTCATTAACAACACAACAAACGATAGTAAACCAAGCACACCCCACAACGCACTAAGGTTTTGTTTCACCACAACAAGCATTACAACAGCTACTAAAAAAATAGTTGCTACTTCGTTCCAGATGCGTAGTTGTTGTGACGTATAGTTGAATATTCCTGCTGCTTGTTGTTTGAAAATCTTGTGCAGGGAGAAATGATAGAGATATAAAAAGAGAACAAAGATGAGTTTGATGAGCATCCATCTTCCTGCGGGCTCAAATACAATTTTCGAATACCCGCTTGCAAACAAAACCCAAATGCCAAAAATCAACGTGAGTATAGCAGATGGCCAT is part of the Lacibacter sediminis genome and harbors:
- a CDS encoding cytochrome c translates to MKKFILLTSLCLSFALIIFSCSRKSAAALASKKQAAHVAMYESSVKPLIAAKCSPCHLPAEGGKKKPFDNYDSVKAVSADIVRRIELNPGEKGFMPFKKSKLSAEEIAVFKKWVAEEVK
- a CDS encoding CopD family protein, whose amino-acid sequence is MYLYVKAIHIIFIVTWFAGLFYMPRLFIYNVEANTKDETSRKVLQEQFGIMMKRLWYGITWPSAILTLIFGIWVLFASGYSKIVFEPAGRWMLIKLIFVLFLYLYHFSLHKIFKQQAAGIFNYTSQQLRIWNEVATIFLVAVVMLVVVKQNLSALWGVLGLLSFVVLLMSAIKIYKLLRK